One Porphyromonas pogonae genomic region harbors:
- a CDS encoding NADH-dependent flavin oxidoreductase, whose product MKTKELIFSSFRFPKCGIELKNRIVMAPMTTFSGHDDGMVSDEELEYYKERAATAGLILPACAYIHPGGKAFTGQIGADSDDKIPSMRKIADTLKSRGAKVVFQIHHGGRMCPTNTLPPGTLPVSASAVKAERDGLVEPRALEPDEIEMLIEAYAQAAVRAVKAGYEGVEIHGANTYLIQQFFSPHSNRRTDKWGGSLENRMRFPLAVVDAVVEKVRSTTDRPFIIGYRLSPEEIETPGITIEDTLHLVDALANKDLDYLHISTLSFNSPSMRNPEDTRARTLVIKEFLQDRIPLIGVGEVHTPDDAAEILSSGIPLVAMGRELIMEPHWLEKLESGKENEIETELCVDKRKELKVPETMWQMITSRPGWFPTKKTELNMDNF is encoded by the coding sequence ATGAAGACAAAAGAGCTTATATTCTCTTCTTTCCGTTTTCCCAAATGCGGTATTGAACTGAAAAACAGAATTGTTATGGCACCTATGACTACTTTTTCAGGCCATGACGATGGTATGGTATCTGATGAAGAATTGGAGTATTATAAAGAACGTGCCGCTACAGCAGGGCTTATCTTGCCAGCATGTGCTTATATTCACCCGGGAGGGAAAGCCTTTACAGGACAAATTGGCGCTGACTCTGATGATAAGATCCCCAGCATGCGCAAAATAGCCGATACTCTCAAGTCACGTGGAGCCAAAGTGGTTTTTCAAATTCACCATGGTGGGCGTATGTGTCCTACCAATACTTTACCTCCCGGAACATTGCCCGTAAGTGCAAGTGCAGTAAAAGCTGAGAGAGATGGTTTGGTAGAGCCGCGTGCATTAGAGCCCGATGAAATCGAGATGCTTATCGAAGCATATGCTCAGGCAGCAGTGAGGGCTGTAAAAGCAGGCTATGAGGGTGTAGAAATTCATGGAGCCAATACTTATCTTATCCAGCAGTTCTTCTCGCCACATTCTAATAGACGCACTGATAAGTGGGGTGGAAGTCTTGAAAATAGAATGCGCTTTCCGCTTGCTGTTGTAGACGCAGTGGTGGAAAAAGTGCGCTCAACTACTGACCGACCTTTTATTATAGGATATCGCTTATCTCCTGAGGAGATTGAAACCCCGGGTATTACTATCGAGGATACCCTTCATTTAGTAGATGCCTTGGCTAACAAAGACTTGGATTATCTTCATATTTCAACTTTGAGTTTCAATTCTCCTTCCATGAGGAATCCTGAGGATACAAGGGCTCGTACTTTGGTGATCAAGGAATTTTTGCAAGATCGCATCCCGTTAATTGGGGTGGGGGAAGTACATACACCTGATGATGCAGCAGAAATTTTGTCATCAGGTATTCCATTAGTAGCAATGGGAAGAGAACTTATTATGGAACCGCATTGGCTGGAAAAGCTGGAGAGTGGCAAAGAAAATGAGATTGAGACCGAACTCTGTGTCGATAAGCGTAAAGAACTCAAAGTCCCCGAAACTATGTGGCAAATGATAACTTCACGTCCGGGCTGGTTTCCTACAAAGAAAACAGAGCTCAACATGGATAATTTCTGA
- the truB gene encoding tRNA pseudouridine(55) synthase TruB: MKDIKEPINLKEGAILYFDKPLTWSSFDLVNKFRYQASRHLGVKKLKVGHAGTLDPLATGVMILCTGKCTKRIDELQTGTKEYIAVIRLGATTPTFDLESEPDAIYPYEHITREQVIQILTKKFIGRIEQVPPAYSACKVNGHRAYDLARAGKEVKLKSRELVIDDIELLDFALPEITIRVVCSKGTYIRALARDIGEALGSGGHLASLRRTRVGDALIDNCIKVEDIELFLANYVPLDDISITSQTDK; the protein is encoded by the coding sequence ATGAAGGATATCAAAGAGCCAATAAATCTCAAAGAAGGGGCAATCCTTTATTTTGATAAGCCACTCACCTGGAGTTCATTTGATTTGGTCAATAAATTTCGTTATCAGGCATCCCGACATCTTGGAGTGAAGAAGCTCAAAGTGGGGCATGCCGGTACATTGGACCCGTTGGCTACGGGTGTGATGATACTATGTACAGGTAAGTGTACAAAGCGCATTGATGAGTTACAGACCGGGACGAAAGAATACATTGCGGTAATAAGGCTTGGAGCCACAACTCCTACTTTCGATCTGGAGAGTGAGCCCGATGCTATATACCCTTATGAACATATTACTCGTGAACAAGTGATCCAGATCCTTACCAAAAAATTTATCGGTCGCATCGAGCAGGTCCCACCTGCATACAGTGCATGTAAGGTCAACGGTCACAGGGCTTATGATTTGGCACGAGCCGGCAAGGAAGTTAAACTCAAGTCACGCGAACTTGTTATAGATGATATAGAGTTATTGGATTTCGCTCTGCCGGAGATTACTATTCGTGTAGTATGCAGCAAGGGCACTTACATCAGGGCTCTGGCTCGTGATATCGGCGAAGCGCTGGGTTCCGGCGGACACCTGGCTTCTCTGCGTCGTACCCGAGTGGGGGATGCTCTTATCGACAATTGCATCAAAGTAGAAGATATAGAGCTTTTTCTGGCCAATTATGTTCCTCTTGATGACATCTCGATCACTTCTCAAACGGATAAATAA
- a CDS encoding cell division protein FtsX, with amino-acid sequence MTQKKKSRSTAFFHTRLLSIVSIMLTLFILGGVGLAKIGGNQIENQVKEQISFTLLLPQGNSEAQNSEIYSYISKQPFVRSCKFISPENAAQDLEKELGENPVDVLGYNPLQSQIEINLKADYTHPDSLTKVENTLRRWNADAGLTYRQDLLQQVCRNMHTWELILLCVAIIQLIISYIQINNTTRLIIYSKRFQIRTMSLVGARPWFIQRPIVGQSMLDGFLGGLFSVGLWCLCLWAIQIYAFTEIMNYLPSDQLLILAAALVILGILISAFTSWLAARKYIRMNNGKINLI; translated from the coding sequence ATGACACAAAAGAAAAAATCGCGCTCTACGGCGTTCTTTCACACACGATTGCTCAGCATCGTAAGTATTATGCTCACCCTCTTCATATTGGGCGGGGTCGGATTGGCCAAGATTGGCGGCAATCAGATTGAAAATCAGGTCAAAGAGCAGATCTCATTTACTTTGTTGTTGCCTCAGGGTAACTCTGAAGCTCAGAATTCTGAAATATACAGCTATATCAGTAAGCAGCCTTTTGTACGGAGCTGTAAGTTTATATCCCCGGAGAATGCTGCTCAGGATTTGGAAAAAGAGTTGGGTGAAAATCCTGTAGATGTATTGGGATACAATCCGCTCCAATCTCAAATTGAGATCAACCTAAAGGCGGATTATACCCACCCTGATAGTTTGACCAAAGTAGAAAATACATTACGACGGTGGAATGCTGATGCGGGACTTACTTACCGTCAGGATTTATTGCAGCAAGTATGCCGTAATATGCATACATGGGAGCTTATTTTATTGTGTGTAGCTATAATACAGCTTATTATCAGCTACATTCAAATCAATAATACTACTCGCCTCATCATCTATTCCAAAAGGTTCCAAATCAGAACAATGTCTTTGGTGGGAGCCAGACCGTGGTTTATACAGCGCCCTATCGTAGGGCAAAGCATGTTGGATGGTTTTTTGGGAGGCCTATTCTCTGTGGGGCTTTGGTGTTTGTGTCTTTGGGCTATACAGATCTATGCATTTACAGAGATAATGAATTATTTGCCATCAGATCAGCTCTTAATTCTTGCTGCTGCCTTAGTGATATTGGGCATACTGATTTCGGCCTTTACTTCTTGGCTTGCTGCAAGGAAATATATCCGCATGAACAATGGTAAGATCAATCTGATCTGA
- a CDS encoding ExbD/TolR family protein: MARKKRKVPALNGSSSADIAFMLLIFFLITTSMDTDRGLKRRLPPLSPKQEQNEQPIEINDRNIMRILVDRNDKIGVSRKVGGVDNVIDVDISKLKDMAVEFIMNPNDRPDLPEKEVRDIPGLGNLKVVTNAYAISLKNEIETSYQMYVSVQNELMKAYNEVWDKFAMTYFHQKFNELPPSKQKAVTEAYPMHISEMPLSNLTKQKQ; encoded by the coding sequence ATGGCTAGAAAGAAAAGAAAAGTACCCGCCCTTAACGGGTCATCATCTGCCGACATCGCTTTTATGTTGCTTATATTCTTTTTGATTACAACATCAATGGATACTGATAGAGGTCTTAAGCGCCGTCTTCCGCCGCTTTCACCGAAGCAGGAACAGAACGAACAACCTATTGAAATCAATGACCGTAACATTATGCGTATCCTTGTGGACCGTAATGACAAAATCGGGGTTTCGAGAAAAGTTGGCGGTGTTGATAATGTGATTGACGTTGATATAAGCAAGCTAAAAGATATGGCGGTGGAGTTTATCATGAATCCCAATGATCGTCCTGACCTTCCAGAAAAAGAAGTTCGTGATATACCGGGTCTTGGTAATCTGAAGGTAGTAACAAATGCATATGCTATCTCACTGAAGAATGAGATTGAAACCAGCTACCAGATGTACGTAAGCGTACAGAATGAGCTGATGAAAGCTTATAATGAAGTGTGGGATAAATTTGCAATGACTTACTTCCATCAGAAGTTTAATGAACTACCTCCTTCTAAGCAAAAAGCTGTTACAGAAGCATATCCGATGCACATTTCGGAGATGCCATTGTCTAACCTAACAAAACAGAAGCAATAA
- a CDS encoding ExbD/TolR family protein, translated as MGKFSKAGGREMPELNTSSLPDLVFAFLFFIMMVTTIREVTAKVSYNNLPNATELTKLEEKSLVTFIYIGPPTEAYQAMYGTKPCIQINEQITQDPKAVYSYVKGEQGKIKDERKKLMTVSLKVDKNTRMKIVSDVKEELRRADALNISYSAREDRRKTEE; from the coding sequence ATGGGAAAATTTAGCAAAGCCGGTGGTCGTGAAATGCCGGAACTGAATACTTCTTCATTACCTGACTTGGTATTTGCATTCTTGTTCTTTATCATGATGGTTACGACAATTCGTGAGGTAACGGCTAAGGTTTCTTACAACAATTTGCCTAACGCTACCGAATTGACTAAGCTCGAAGAGAAGTCATTGGTAACATTCATCTATATTGGTCCTCCTACTGAGGCGTATCAGGCTATGTATGGTACAAAGCCTTGTATACAGATCAATGAACAAATTACCCAAGATCCTAAAGCTGTGTACAGCTATGTAAAAGGGGAGCAGGGTAAGATCAAAGATGAACGTAAAAAGTTGATGACCGTATCATTGAAGGTAGACAAGAATACAAGAATGAAGATCGTTTCTGATGTAAAAGAAGAACTTCGTCGTGCAGATGCGCTCAATATTAGCTACTCTGCTCGAGAAGATCGTAGAAAAACAGAAGAATAA
- a CDS encoding DUF3098 domain-containing protein, with translation MLYGKKNYILMGASVLIILIGFVLMSGGGSADGVSFNPDIFSSRRIVLAPIICMIGFVLMIYAILTKPGRNK, from the coding sequence ATGTTGTACGGTAAAAAGAATTATATCTTGATGGGTGCTTCTGTGCTCATTATTTTGATTGGATTTGTCCTGATGTCCGGTGGTGGATCTGCCGATGGAGTATCTTTTAATCCTGATATCTTCAGTTCAAGACGTATTGTATTGGCACCTATCATCTGTATGATAGGCTTTGTGCTGATGATTTATGCTATTCTGACCAAACCGGGTCGTAACAAATAA
- a CDS encoding undecaprenyl-diphosphate phosphatase — protein sequence MTVIQSIILAIVEGLTEFLPVSSTGHLILSEGILQMENTPYLRAFTVMIQFGAILSVVVLYWRRFFTFDSSKAVSTGDGTRDKSLTGWRLYALIIVGCIPAAIAGLMLEKYIDMLLGNIWVVVIMLFLGGIVMIALDRYFKASDKPSVTYKNAFVVGIFQCIAMIPGVSRSMATIMGGMQQKLSRKQAAEFSFFLAIPTMFGATLLKGYKLYKEFGIEIFRENMTTLIIGNVVAFIVAMLAIRFFIDYVTRKGFKVFGYYRIIVSVIFMIMLLAGVPLTH from the coding sequence ATGACAGTTATTCAAAGTATTATATTGGCTATTGTCGAGGGACTTACTGAGTTTCTCCCGGTATCAAGTACAGGACATCTTATCCTTTCAGAAGGTATTTTGCAGATGGAAAATACCCCTTATCTCAGAGCTTTCACTGTAATGATACAGTTCGGAGCCATTTTGTCAGTTGTGGTGCTTTATTGGAGGAGGTTTTTTACTTTCGATAGCTCTAAAGCAGTCTCCACAGGTGATGGTACACGGGATAAAAGTTTGACAGGTTGGCGTCTTTATGCCCTTATTATAGTTGGCTGCATCCCTGCCGCAATTGCAGGTCTGATGTTGGAGAAATATATAGACATGCTTTTGGGTAATATCTGGGTTGTAGTGATCATGTTGTTTCTTGGTGGTATTGTGATGATAGCTCTTGATCGATATTTCAAAGCATCGGACAAACCCTCGGTAACTTATAAGAATGCTTTTGTAGTGGGTATTTTTCAGTGTATAGCCATGATCCCCGGGGTATCACGGTCCATGGCAACTATCATGGGAGGTATGCAACAAAAGCTTTCGAGGAAACAAGCAGCTGAGTTCTCCTTTTTCCTGGCTATACCTACTATGTTCGGAGCCACACTACTCAAAGGTTACAAATTATATAAAGAGTTTGGCATAGAGATTTTCAGAGAGAATATGACCACGCTCATCATTGGCAATGTGGTGGCTTTCATTGTAGCCATGCTTGCTATACGCTTTTTTATCGATTATGTTACGCGCAAGGGCTTTAAGGTCTTTGGTTACTATCGTATCATTGTATCCGTGATCTTTATGATCATGCTACTGGCCGGGGTGCCTTTAACACATTGA